The following proteins are co-located in the Scomber scombrus chromosome 2, fScoSco1.1, whole genome shotgun sequence genome:
- the LOC133989228 gene encoding endonuclease V-like — protein sequence MSASPEEGLVQQWTSEQARLRQQLVEEDTEDWQKSPGFSGLERVGGVDLSFIKGDDVNACAQLVVLSYPDLELLYENSQMVTLTAPYVAGFLAFRETPFLIEALQQLERDKPELLPQVVFVDGNGIFHYREFGLACHLGVLSGLPCVGVAKNLLQVQGVYKSEEHQSQIAALQKGGDSFPLTATSGKVLGKALRSSDKSSKPVYVSVGHKISLDAAVRLTHSCCRYRVPEPIRQADCRSREYLRIHFPSADT from the exons ATGTCTGCTTCTCCTGAAGAAGGTTTGGTCCAGCAGTGGACAAG TGAGCAGGCCCGTCTGAGACagcagctggtggaggaggacaCAGAGGATTGGCAGAAGAGCCCGGGATTCTCAGGCCTGGAGAGAGTGGGTGGAGTGGACCTCTCCTTCATCAAAGGGGATGATGTCAATGCCTGCGCCCAGCTCGTGGTACTCAGCTACCCTGACCTGGAG CTGCTGTATGAGAACAGTCAGATGGTGACCTTGACAGCCCCCTATGTCGCCGGCTTTCTTGCCTTCAGAGAGACCCCCTTCCTCATCGAGGCTCTGCAGCAGCTAGAGAGAGACAAGCCCGAACTTCTGCCCCAG GTGGTGTTTGTGGATGGAAATGGTATCTTTCACTACAGAG AGTTCGGCCTGGCGTGTCACCTGGGAGTGCTGTCAGGACTGCCCTGTGTGGGTGTAGCCAAGAACCTGCTACAGGTGCAGGGTGTGTACAAGAGTGAAGAGCATCAGTCACAG ATAGCTGCTCTGCAGAAAGGAGGAGACAGCTTCCCACTCACAGCCACCTCAGGCAAAGTGCTCGGAAAG GCGCTGCGCAGCTCTGACAAGAGCTCAAAGCCGGTGTATGTGTCCGTCGGCCACAAGATCAGTCTGGACGCAGCCGTACGCCTCACACACTCCTGCTGTCGCTACCGTGTCCCAGAGCCCATcagacag
- the LOC133993517 gene encoding lactose-binding lectin l-2-like, translating into MLFLFLFLFGLALGTESPSSDRPLMLQRGNCPPFWFSFNSRCYKYVSTHLTWADAELYCLSEKANLVSIYSLEEQNFVKSLIKNFDHAEGRTWIGLNDVHKEGRWMWSDGCAVDFVFWDKGEPNNYGGHEDCVHNNHDTGMKWNDRPCSDTYPSVCATRIICP; encoded by the coding sequence ATGctcttcctgttcctcttcTTGTTTGGTCTGGCTCTGGGGACAGAGTCTCCCTCAAGTGACCGTCCATTGATGCTACAGCGTGGTAACTGTCCCCCGTTCTGGTTCAGCTTCAACAGCCGCTGCTACAAGTACGTCTCCACACATCTGACCTGGGCTGATGCAGAGCTCTACTGTTTGTCAGAGAAGGCCAACCTGGTGTCTATCTACAGTCTGGAAGAACAGAACTTTGTGAAATCCCTGATCAAGAACTTTGACCATGCTGAGGGACGCACCTGGATCGGACTTAATGATGTCCACAAAGAAGGCAGATGGATGTGGTCTGATGGATGTGCAGTGGACTTTGTCTTTTGGGACAAAGGAGAGCCAAACAACTATGGAGGACATGAGGACTGTGTTCACAATAACCATGATACTGGTATGAAATGGAATGATCGTCCATGTTCTGACACTTATCCGTCCGTTTGTGCAACTCGCATAATCTGCCCATAG